A single region of the Thermococcus zilligii AN1 genome encodes:
- a CDS encoding lamin tail domain-containing protein, whose translation MAGLKKVFIVLLIAGLVLSAGCTFQNREAYRDNDSPQNRVLAHVIRVVDGDTAYVRFPNGTVEKVRFLGVDTPETEVDKNKPNEYDHITDMECLTEWGLRAKEFTEKALQGKEVYLVFDPISPRRDYYGRLLAYIYLQNGTDFTAELVRLGYARVYIEGKFEKKGAYLEEQERAMGKGLGLWVCMPGQATKSIIILTVVYDAPGDDSTNLNGEYVVLKNIGKTPVNLRGWKIEDSDGNAYTFPDIILEPGGKIKLYSGSGMNNSTDLYWGSEVPVWDNDGDTVYLYNERGNLVDSYSWAAS comes from the coding sequence GTGGCAGGATTGAAGAAAGTTTTCATTGTACTGTTAATAGCGGGTCTTGTCCTGTCTGCCGGATGCACATTCCAGAACAGAGAGGCCTATAGGGACAATGACAGCCCTCAGAATAGGGTTCTGGCGCACGTAATAAGGGTAGTGGACGGGGACACGGCCTACGTTAGATTTCCCAACGGAACTGTTGAAAAGGTCAGGTTTCTCGGTGTAGACACCCCAGAAACTGAGGTGGACAAAAATAAACCAAATGAGTACGACCACATCACGGACATGGAGTGCCTCACGGAGTGGGGACTAAGGGCCAAGGAATTCACAGAGAAAGCCCTTCAAGGCAAGGAGGTTTACCTTGTTTTTGATCCAATTTCCCCCAGGAGGGATTACTACGGGAGGCTTCTTGCGTATATCTACCTTCAGAACGGTACGGACTTTACAGCAGAACTTGTGAGGCTCGGCTACGCCAGGGTTTACATCGAAGGGAAATTCGAAAAAAAGGGGGCCTACCTTGAAGAGCAAGAACGTGCCATGGGGAAGGGACTGGGACTGTGGGTCTGCATGCCCGGACAGGCCACGAAATCAATAATCATCCTAACGGTCGTCTACGATGCACCCGGGGATGACTCCACGAACTTAAACGGCGAGTACGTTGTTCTGAAAAACATCGGAAAGACACCGGTCAATCTAAGAGGATGGAAAATAGAAGACTCCGATGGAAATGCATACACATTTCCGGACATCATCCTTGAGCCAGGAGGAAAAATAAAGCTGTATTCTGGCAGCGGAATGAACAATTCCACGGACCTGTACTGGGGCTCTGAAGTACCGGTATGGGACAACGACGGCGATACTGTGTATCTCTACAACGAAAGGGGAAACCTCGTGGACAGCTACTCCTGGGCCGCTTCATAG
- a CDS encoding PRC-barrel domain-containing protein, with translation MVRILASKLRDVELITDTGVRLGWVYDLSFDEKSGELLVIVAEPDEDLDKSDFVVDHEGLLLIPVSAVRSVGEVIIVDSKKLAVKSKLRGIRRKTT, from the coding sequence ATGGTGAGGATACTCGCCTCAAAGCTCAGGGACGTTGAGCTGATAACCGACACCGGGGTAAGACTCGGATGGGTCTACGACCTTAGCTTCGACGAAAAAAGTGGTGAATTACTTGTTATTGTGGCAGAGCCGGATGAAGACCTCGACAAGAGCGATTTCGTAGTGGATCACGAGGGACTCCTTCTGATTCCCGTGAGCGCTGTTAGAAGCGTTGGAGAAGTAATAATTGTAGACTCCAAGAAGTTGGCAGTCAAGTCCAAGCTGAGGGGAATAAGGAGAAAAACTACCTGA
- a CDS encoding DUF3213 domain-containing protein, producing MSVRPDKELVRLDLKFGNIDWEKATVKQYELEKELGIWRVFLNGYTRRGFAVFDEEAMPREKLLGILKELEPEIVGEKKLTVSELAEASYSWKNILGKTES from the coding sequence ATGAGCGTCAGGCCCGATAAGGAGCTCGTGAGGCTCGACCTCAAGTTTGGGAACATCGACTGGGAGAAGGCCACGGTAAAGCAGTACGAGCTCGAGAAGGAGCTCGGCATCTGGAGGGTTTTCCTCAACGGCTACACCAGGAGGGGCTTCGCGGTTTTCGACGAAGAAGCCATGCCCCGGGAGAAGCTCCTGGGGATTCTAAAGGAGCTGGAGCCGGAAATAGTGGGGGAAAAGAAACTCACAGTGAGCGAGCTTGCGGAGGCCAGCTATTCGTGGAAAAACATCTTGGGAAAAACAGAATCATAA
- a CDS encoding DUF2139 domain-containing protein, with the protein MLLRNYRFPGRYGPEWGSGGIFGLRYHNGTLYFTLAFEAEAHFIDVKGGEEKTYDFTLLGEAPTSGGDTYNAVETVDGFIYFGGWVHAPAVYREDRRILFNNKYSHVHVYDTEEGSVKLLWKDSIHHETDWAGEVSDIIYDPYGDRLLLAREDGHANLGVYSLDRRSGRAEALIREPSPKGTRVHDTAFFGIGNNFTGGLREFRALDLISGRWEAFKPGKSVDGRPYIRPELGAMASAYNRAFAFVRGGIFAGNPFMGEEFSFYRLFDFYTFYAPFRVNAINVGGGILTAFNAHHDAVYRPNSGDSGIGWTSTNTMAGPSVLVYTAPPVVKIVGAFGARVTSIEKMNGKLLVATNSAPNTGATEATPFDTGNRDIVLLDEKVLQERPPAVSFSLPLALPSMAKELKAGTFGGFPLDGYREPRALFYLSGDNRLTVYEYDLSLPAGEATAETFELRAGKNILDLSSFSGIVSFELEKPEKRGKIRVELR; encoded by the coding sequence ATGCTCCTCAGGAACTACCGCTTTCCAGGCAGATACGGCCCCGAGTGGGGCAGCGGGGGAATATTCGGGCTGAGATACCACAACGGGACACTCTACTTTACCCTCGCCTTCGAGGCGGAGGCGCACTTCATCGACGTTAAGGGTGGTGAAGAGAAAACCTACGACTTCACGCTCCTCGGTGAGGCCCCAACGAGCGGCGGCGACACCTACAACGCGGTCGAGACGGTTGACGGGTTCATCTACTTCGGCGGCTGGGTTCACGCCCCGGCCGTTTACAGGGAAGACCGGAGGATACTCTTCAACAACAAGTACTCCCACGTGCACGTCTACGACACCGAAGAAGGCTCGGTAAAGCTCCTCTGGAAGGACTCCATTCACCACGAGACCGACTGGGCAGGCGAGGTGAGCGATATAATCTACGACCCCTACGGTGACAGACTCCTGCTCGCGAGGGAGGACGGGCACGCGAACCTCGGCGTTTACTCCCTCGACAGGAGAAGCGGGAGGGCCGAGGCATTAATCCGCGAACCCTCTCCAAAGGGGACCAGGGTGCACGACACTGCCTTCTTCGGAATCGGGAACAACTTCACCGGAGGGCTGAGGGAGTTCAGAGCGCTGGATTTAATAAGCGGAAGGTGGGAGGCCTTTAAACCCGGGAAAAGTGTCGATGGGAGGCCCTACATACGGCCGGAGCTCGGAGCTATGGCCTCTGCCTACAACCGCGCCTTTGCCTTCGTCCGCGGGGGAATCTTCGCAGGAAACCCCTTCATGGGTGAAGAGTTCAGCTTTTACCGCCTCTTTGACTTCTACACCTTCTACGCGCCCTTCAGGGTGAACGCTATCAACGTCGGCGGTGGAATTTTAACGGCGTTCAACGCCCACCACGACGCTGTTTACAGGCCGAATTCGGGCGATTCTGGAATCGGCTGGACAAGCACGAACACGATGGCTGGCCCAAGTGTTCTGGTCTACACCGCCCCGCCGGTGGTTAAGATAGTCGGGGCCTTTGGGGCGAGGGTGACAAGCATCGAGAAGATGAATGGAAAGCTTCTTGTTGCCACCAACAGCGCACCAAACACCGGCGCTACTGAGGCGACGCCCTTCGACACCGGCAACAGGGATATAGTCCTCCTCGATGAGAAAGTGCTCCAAGAACGGCCCCCTGCCGTGAGCTTCTCGCTCCCGCTGGCGCTGCCGAGCATGGCGAAAGAGTTGAAGGCCGGAACCTTCGGCGGCTTCCCCCTCGACGGCTACCGCGAGCCGAGGGCCCTCTTCTACCTCAGCGGGGACAACAGACTGACCGTTTACGAGTACGACCTCTCGCTCCCGGCTGGAGAAGCGACGGCTGAGACCTTTGAGCTCAGGGCGGGCAAGAACATCCTGGACTTAAGCTCCTTCAGCGGAATCGTGAGCTTCGAGCTGGAGAAACCCGAAAAGAGGGGGAAAATAAGGGTGGAGCTCCGCTGA
- the trmBL2 gene encoding HTH-type transcriptional regulator TrmBL2, whose product MVKDRMVDLLQEHFELNLYEARAYVALVGFGVLTPAELASVSEVPAPRTYDVLRSLEKKGFAISQPGKVNKYRPVHPENILEKFIEEWQERVKVELEAKKKAKEELIELMTPLIETEIPKYGVERVWVVRGIRNATLKTREMFEEVTERILLVDSGYVAVNLESDIISAVDRGVKAKIIVAESLLPRLRESKLLEYARNGKLELRTLDKFDLPMLICDDEVFFALEDMAARYFNYETQVWIRDFRVRALFEAKFNEYWEKAKAV is encoded by the coding sequence ATGGTTAAGGACAGGATGGTAGACCTCCTCCAGGAGCACTTTGAGTTGAACCTCTACGAGGCGAGGGCGTACGTGGCACTCGTTGGCTTTGGCGTACTTACGCCGGCTGAGCTGGCCAGCGTCTCCGAGGTTCCCGCCCCGAGAACCTACGACGTGCTGAGGAGCCTTGAGAAGAAGGGCTTCGCCATAAGCCAGCCGGGAAAGGTCAACAAGTACAGGCCCGTCCACCCGGAGAACATCCTCGAGAAGTTCATCGAGGAGTGGCAGGAGCGCGTCAAGGTGGAGCTTGAGGCAAAGAAGAAGGCCAAAGAGGAACTTATAGAGCTAATGACTCCCCTTATCGAGACGGAGATTCCAAAGTACGGCGTTGAGAGGGTCTGGGTAGTCCGCGGGATACGGAATGCCACCCTTAAGACGAGGGAGATGTTCGAGGAAGTTACGGAGAGGATACTCCTGGTTGACAGCGGCTACGTCGCAGTCAACTTGGAGAGCGACATAATTTCGGCGGTCGACAGGGGCGTTAAGGCAAAGATCATAGTGGCGGAGAGCCTCCTCCCGAGGCTCAGGGAATCGAAGCTCCTCGAGTATGCCAGGAACGGAAAGCTTGAGCTGAGAACCCTGGACAAGTTCGACCTGCCGATGCTCATCTGCGACGATGAGGTCTTCTTTGCCCTTGAGGACATGGCGGCTCGCTACTTCAACTATGAGACCCAGGTCTGGATCAGGGACTTCAGGGTCAGGGCCCTCTTTGAGGCCAAGTTCAACGAGTACTGGGAAAAGGCTAAGGCGGTCTGA
- a CDS encoding arginase family protein — MVTFIPFGEKPNREGVEYAARLLIREGLVEESEVKAVEGNRLETIAGKITPDCCYVTGEHLVTYAILEKLRPASLISLDAHTDLLHDYLDHGSWLAYALEERKVHRAAVIGPVLMIPTSKRTKLWTRRVRIYPALPRTRRSERGWESYLNLTNNDAEEVLEDVKRYLGKEVYLTVDLDVLRPEYRIARFQHGELTLDRLLDVIEGIKEKFRVLSFDITEVSDRIKRSRSGKKALIEVFSALRG; from the coding sequence ATGGTCACGTTTATACCTTTTGGCGAAAAGCCAAATAGGGAAGGCGTGGAATATGCCGCCAGACTCTTAATCCGGGAGGGGCTAGTGGAAGAGTCCGAAGTTAAAGCTGTAGAGGGTAACAGGTTGGAGACCATAGCCGGAAAAATAACTCCCGACTGTTGCTACGTCACGGGCGAACATCTCGTTACCTACGCCATCCTCGAAAAGCTCAGGCCTGCTTCATTAATAAGCCTCGATGCCCATACGGATCTTCTCCATGATTACCTGGATCACGGCTCCTGGCTGGCATACGCCCTGGAGGAGAGAAAGGTTCACCGGGCGGCTGTAATCGGACCTGTGCTGATGATACCGACCAGCAAAAGGACGAAGCTGTGGACGAGGAGGGTAAGGATATATCCCGCCCTTCCCAGAACGCGGAGGTCTGAGCGGGGCTGGGAAAGCTATCTAAACCTCACAAACAACGACGCTGAGGAAGTACTTGAGGACGTAAAAAGATACTTGGGAAAAGAGGTATACCTAACCGTAGATCTGGACGTATTGAGGCCGGAATACCGGATCGCAAGGTTTCAGCACGGGGAACTAACGCTTGACCGGCTTCTGGATGTAATTGAAGGGATCAAAGAAAAGTTCAGAGTTCTGAGTTTCGACATTACCGAGGTTTCAGACAGGATAAAGCGCTCTAGGTCTGGCAAGAAAGCGTTAATCGAAGTCTTCTCAGCGCTGAGGGGGTGA
- a CDS encoding CidA/LrgA family protein produces the protein MKPYRGLAIIFGFYALGEFTSSALDLPIPGSVLGMLCLLTALLGGAVKLDWVESEAELFVKNMSIMFVPPGVGIMVYISLLKSQAVPIFGALIISFLITILVTAKTVELLRRGEE, from the coding sequence ATGAAGCCATACAGGGGGCTCGCTATAATCTTTGGCTTCTACGCGCTGGGCGAGTTCACAAGCTCTGCTTTAGACCTCCCCATCCCGGGGAGTGTGCTGGGGATGCTCTGCCTGCTCACAGCTCTGCTCGGAGGCGCGGTGAAGCTCGACTGGGTGGAAAGCGAGGCGGAACTCTTCGTGAAGAATATGAGCATCATGTTCGTGCCGCCCGGGGTGGGGATAATGGTCTACATAAGCCTGCTGAAGAGCCAGGCCGTTCCCATCTTCGGCGCGCTTATAATCAGCTTCCTAATAACAATCCTCGTCACGGCGAAGACCGTTGAGCTGCTCAGGAGGGGTGAAGAATGA
- a CDS encoding Tfx family DNA-binding protein codes for MGSKSFLTDEQIKILRLRAKGLKQSEIAEMLGTSRANVSILERRALEKIEKAKNTLLLWEQINSKISVEVRAGEDIFTVPEKLFRKADELGVKVPYSTAEVIAFLVEHAPVEDRLAKRDFTLFLDARDKLRISECLLEDFDKEGKDN; via the coding sequence ATGGGGTCGAAGAGTTTTCTCACCGACGAGCAGATTAAAATCCTCCGCCTCCGCGCGAAGGGGCTGAAGCAGAGCGAGATAGCCGAGATGCTGGGAACGAGCAGGGCGAACGTGAGCATCCTCGAGAGGCGTGCACTTGAAAAGATAGAGAAAGCTAAGAACACGCTCCTCCTCTGGGAGCAGATAAACTCGAAGATAAGCGTTGAAGTTAGGGCCGGCGAGGACATCTTCACCGTACCGGAAAAGCTCTTCAGGAAGGCCGACGAGCTCGGTGTTAAGGTTCCCTACAGCACGGCGGAGGTTATAGCGTTCCTCGTTGAACACGCCCCGGTGGAGGACAGGCTTGCCAAAAGGGACTTCACCCTCTTCCTCGACGCCAGGGATAAGCTCAGGATAAGCGAGTGCCTACTTGAGGACTTCGATAAGGAAGGGAAGGACAATTGA
- the gdhA gene encoding glutamate dehydrogenase, which produces MVELDPFEMAVQQLERAAQFMDISEEALEWLKRPMRIVEVSVPVEMDDGSVKVFTGFRVQHNWARGPTKGGIRWHPAETLSTVKALATWMTWKVAVVDLPYGGGKGGIIVDPKKLSEREQERLARSYIRAVYDVIGPWSDIPAPDVYTNPKIMGWMMDEYETIMRRTGPAFGVITGKPLSIGGSVGRGTATAQGAIFTIREAAKALGIDLKGKTIAVQGYGNAGYYTAKLAKEQLGMKVVAVSDSQGGIYNPNGLDPDEVLKWKNETGSVKDFPGATNISNEELLELEVEVLAPAAIEGVITGKNADGVKAKIVAEVANGPVTPEADEILREKGILQIPDFLCNAGGVTVSYFEWVQNINGYYWTEEEVREKLDKKMTKAFWDVYNTAREKNIHMRDGAYVVAVSKVYQAMKDRGWVKK; this is translated from the coding sequence ATGGTCGAGCTTGACCCCTTTGAGATGGCTGTTCAGCAGCTCGAGAGGGCTGCCCAGTTCATGGACATAAGCGAAGAGGCCCTCGAGTGGCTCAAGAGGCCCATGAGGATTGTTGAGGTTAGCGTTCCAGTGGAGATGGACGACGGTTCTGTCAAGGTTTTCACCGGTTTCCGCGTTCAGCACAACTGGGCCCGCGGTCCGACCAAGGGTGGTATAAGGTGGCACCCGGCCGAGACCCTCAGCACCGTTAAGGCTCTGGCAACCTGGATGACCTGGAAGGTTGCCGTCGTTGACCTCCCCTACGGTGGAGGTAAGGGTGGCATCATCGTTGACCCGAAGAAGCTCTCCGAGAGGGAGCAGGAGAGGCTCGCCCGCTCATACATAAGGGCCGTTTACGACGTCATCGGCCCATGGAGCGACATCCCTGCCCCGGACGTTTACACCAACCCGAAGATCATGGGCTGGATGATGGACGAGTATGAGACCATAATGAGGCGCACGGGCCCGGCCTTCGGTGTCATCACCGGAAAGCCGCTCAGCATCGGCGGTTCAGTTGGCAGGGGCACCGCCACAGCCCAGGGTGCCATCTTCACCATCAGGGAAGCCGCTAAGGCCCTCGGCATTGACCTCAAGGGCAAGACCATCGCCGTCCAGGGCTATGGTAACGCCGGCTACTACACCGCCAAGCTCGCCAAGGAGCAGCTCGGCATGAAGGTCGTCGCTGTAAGCGACAGCCAGGGCGGTATCTACAACCCGAACGGCCTTGACCCGGACGAGGTTCTCAAGTGGAAGAACGAAACCGGCTCAGTTAAGGACTTCCCAGGGGCCACCAACATCAGCAACGAGGAGCTCCTCGAGCTTGAAGTTGAGGTACTCGCCCCGGCGGCAATAGAGGGAGTCATAACCGGAAAGAACGCCGATGGAGTCAAGGCCAAGATCGTTGCCGAAGTCGCCAACGGTCCGGTTACTCCGGAGGCCGACGAGATCCTCCGCGAGAAGGGCATCCTCCAGATTCCGGACTTCCTGTGCAACGCCGGTGGTGTCACCGTCAGCTACTTCGAGTGGGTCCAGAACATCAACGGCTACTACTGGACCGAGGAGGAGGTCCGCGAGAAGCTCGACAAGAAGATGACCAAGGCCTTCTGGGACGTCTACAACACCGCCAGGGAGAAGAACATCCACATGCGCGACGGTGCCTACGTCGTTGCCGTCAGCAAGGTCTACCAGGCCATGAAGGACCGCGGATGGGTGAAGAAGTGA
- a CDS encoding CidB/LrgB family autolysis modulator, translated as MNPYGIALTLVVFYAFSEIQGRRKAFYTNPVLLSIITIAALLWAGGFTYESYMESAVILKFLLGPAVVSLAVPVYKGRETIKAYAREITAGIVIGGTVAILSAFYTAELLGGSEEVLLSITPKSVTTAIAIGVSEKIGGIPELTAVLVVLTGILGNAVGVELLNVTGIKNRIARGLAMGVTSHGLGTARIILEDELAGAVSGLAMALNGIFTSIVLPFLIEVLK; from the coding sequence ATGAACCCCTACGGGATAGCGCTAACCCTGGTGGTCTTCTACGCCTTCTCAGAGATCCAGGGGAGGAGGAAGGCCTTCTACACGAACCCGGTTCTGCTCTCGATAATCACGATAGCGGCCCTTCTTTGGGCGGGGGGTTTCACCTACGAGTCCTACATGGAGAGCGCGGTTATACTCAAGTTCCTCCTCGGGCCAGCGGTGGTGAGCCTTGCGGTTCCCGTCTACAAGGGTAGGGAGACGATAAAAGCCTACGCGCGCGAGATAACCGCCGGCATAGTCATCGGCGGAACGGTCGCGATTCTGAGCGCATTCTACACCGCGGAGCTCCTGGGGGGAAGTGAGGAAGTCCTCCTCAGCATAACACCCAAGAGCGTTACAACGGCGATAGCGATAGGGGTGAGCGAAAAAATAGGAGGAATCCCGGAGCTGACGGCAGTTCTGGTCGTCCTGACAGGGATACTCGGCAACGCGGTCGGTGTTGAGCTCCTGAACGTGACGGGGATCAAGAACAGAATAGCGAGGGGGCTCGCGATGGGCGTTACTTCCCACGGCCTCGGCACGGCAAGGATAATCCTTGAGGATGAACTTGCGGGAGCGGTGAGCGGTTTAGCCATGGCCCTGAACGGAATCTTCACCTCAATTGTCCTTCCCTTCCTTATCGAAGTCCTCAAGTAG
- a CDS encoding Sjogren's syndrome/scleroderma autoantigen 1 family protein has product MREPTEEEIKNVIMPLMLSGAKMLDRHCPKCGSPLFEKEGRVFCPVCEYRAKKQMEEVDDVKGILMKKLVEIANSLPGDPEEMEKHLRVMERIIDVLRKYKELEG; this is encoded by the coding sequence TTGAGGGAACCAACGGAAGAGGAAATCAAAAACGTGATAATGCCCCTGATGCTCTCGGGGGCAAAGATGCTTGACAGACACTGTCCGAAATGTGGTTCCCCCCTCTTTGAGAAGGAGGGGAGAGTTTTTTGCCCCGTATGTGAGTACAGGGCAAAGAAACAGATGGAGGAGGTAGATGACGTAAAAGGGATCCTCATGAAAAAACTCGTGGAGATAGCAAATTCCCTTCCGGGCGATCCGGAGGAGATGGAGAAACACTTAAGGGTTATGGAGAGAATAATAGATGTCCTGAGGAAGTACAAAGAACTGGAGGGGTGA
- a CDS encoding DprA-like winged helix domain-containing protein, with product MKNRRVLEALKDRPLTVEGISERTGLPAMEVRRYLLRFAEQGKVESFEEDGKIYWKIKGKDELEEEFKYV from the coding sequence ATGAAGAACAGAAGGGTTCTTGAGGCCCTAAAAGATCGGCCCCTAACAGTTGAGGGAATATCCGAGAGGACAGGCCTCCCCGCCATGGAAGTGAGGAGGTACCTACTTCGCTTTGCCGAACAGGGGAAAGTCGAAAGCTTTGAAGAAGACGGGAAAATCTACTGGAAGATCAAGGGAAAGGACGAACTTGAAGAAGAGTTTAAATATGTTTGA
- a CDS encoding P-loop NTPase family protein: protein MEREVILLTGPPLNGRDEYITQALAGVDEKEYNYYHVFDYIREVGKERGVKITRKNVLDFAISHQDIMNEIRDEAFERIRQEIDKSNRKFHLVSTPSLFRWGSGSVIGFTLSNLKLLKPDRVIIVLDDVLSVRRRIINDPEWFERFGMDPDNIKLTTLVMWREDAINHVKTLVHELKKEGINVRYILQFGIRHPPEVFLDLIFREKEKPLVYLSYPMTGHEEEYYHRVRDFYTKLSQHFAVLDPGALDDWWVVAEYDGQVNQNPEIKKIRIKHLLDGDAVEELDREDIEQATDILRRQLVERDFNLVNVSKAVAVYHYAEGVSAGVISEMAEAYRTFAAIYLYYPFKRRPSPFMEFYGMQNPSRRTMFKDEDEMIRAMVEEKEYWTKA from the coding sequence ATGGAAAGGGAAGTTATCCTGCTAACTGGCCCCCCGCTCAACGGGAGGGACGAGTACATAACTCAAGCTCTGGCGGGTGTGGATGAGAAGGAGTATAATTATTACCACGTTTTTGACTACATCAGAGAGGTCGGAAAGGAGAGGGGTGTCAAAATAACGAGGAAGAACGTTTTGGACTTTGCCATAAGCCATCAGGATATAATGAACGAGATCCGGGATGAGGCCTTCGAGAGGATCAGGCAGGAAATAGACAAGAGCAACAGGAAGTTTCACCTTGTTTCGACTCCAAGTCTCTTCAGGTGGGGAAGTGGTAGCGTCATTGGCTTTACCCTCAGCAACCTCAAGCTTTTGAAACCCGACAGGGTCATCATAGTTCTTGATGATGTCCTCTCCGTTAGGAGGAGGATAATCAACGATCCCGAATGGTTTGAGCGCTTTGGAATGGATCCCGACAACATAAAGCTTACAACTTTGGTGATGTGGCGTGAAGATGCCATAAACCACGTCAAAACTCTCGTCCACGAGCTCAAGAAAGAGGGAATCAACGTCCGCTACATCCTTCAGTTCGGCATAAGGCATCCCCCGGAAGTTTTTCTTGATCTGATATTCCGTGAAAAGGAAAAGCCGCTCGTCTACCTCAGCTATCCCATGACGGGTCATGAGGAGGAGTACTACCACCGCGTTAGGGACTTCTACACCAAGCTGAGCCAGCACTTTGCGGTTCTTGACCCCGGAGCCTTGGACGACTGGTGGGTTGTTGCTGAATACGATGGCCAGGTCAACCAGAACCCGGAGATCAAGAAGATTCGGATAAAGCACCTGCTCGATGGGGATGCCGTTGAGGAGCTTGACAGGGAAGACATAGAACAGGCCACGGACATCCTTAGAAGACAGCTTGTTGAGAGGGACTTTAACCTGGTAAACGTCAGCAAGGCAGTAGCTGTTTACCACTACGCAGAGGGCGTTTCCGCGGGGGTGATCAGTGAAATGGCCGAGGCTTACAGAACGTTTGCGGCGATATACCTCTACTACCCATTCAAGAGGCGGCCGAGCCCCTTCATGGAGTTCTACGGCATGCAGAACCCCTCCAGGAGGACTATGTTCAAGGATGAGGACGAAATGATAAGGGCGATGGTGGAAGAGAAAGAATACTGGACGAAGGCCTGA